The genomic region GGTACACATGAAATTGACTTCACTAGTTATCCCGTTGCAAAAGGGGCAGTTTTTTTAATGAATCCGGGGCAAGTCCATCGATGGACATTGACTGATGATACTGAGGGGTATATTTTCTTTCATACTAAAGAGTTTTATGATATTACCTGTGCAAACAAACGCATTAACGATTTTACCTTTTTCTCATCGGCAGGGGTAAGTCCATTTGTGCTGTTGAATGATGAGCAGTTAGTACAAGCAGAGGCTTTGTTTAAACGGATTTTTAATCAAAATCAAGCTACTGATTCAATCCATAAATTTGAAACACTGGGGGCATTGTGCAATTTGCTGTATCTTGATATTGAAGGTGTGTATAGTCGCAAAGAAACGGTGAGTAAGCAATCAACGCTTTATTTGCATAAGCTAAATACTTTGCGGCAGTTAATAGATCTTAATTATACTCTATTAAAATACCCAAAAGACTATGCTGCGTTGATGAGCATCAGTGCAAAACACCTGAACCGCATTTGCATAGAAACGGTTGGCAAAACCACCGGAGATTTAATTTCCGAACGTTTGGTGCTTGAAGCTAAGCGGGTATTGGCCTATTCTGATAAACCCATAAAACAAATTGCCGAACAATTAGGCTTTGACGACTCTGCCTATTTTATCC from Bacteroidota bacterium harbors:
- a CDS encoding helix-turn-helix domain-containing protein, encoding MQTLPVYKIENFEFYHSSFYARRLKDHIEKHGFIQHPHKHDFYLAVLFTQGTGTHEIDFTSYPVAKGAVFLMNPGQVHRWTLTDDTEGYIFFHTKEFYDITCANKRINDFTFFSSAGVSPFVLLNDEQLVQAEALFKRIFNQNQATDSIHKFETLGALCNLLYLDIEGVYSRKETVSKQSTLYLHKLNTLRQLIDLNYTLLKYPKDYAALMSISAKHLNRICIETVGKTTGDLISERLVLEAKRVLAYSDKPIKQIAEQLGFDDSAYFIRFFKKHTAQTPAKFQSGF